A single window of Nicotiana sylvestris chromosome 5, ASM39365v2, whole genome shotgun sequence DNA harbors:
- the LOC138868379 gene encoding uncharacterized protein, with translation MAPYEALYGRRCQSLVRSSEPREARLLGTDLVQDALDKVRIIQDRLRTAQSRQKSYVDRKVCDTAFMVGDRVLLRVSPMKGVMRFGKKGKLSPRYIRPFEIL, from the coding sequence atggctccatatgaggcattatatggtagacgatgTCAATCGCTAGTCAGATCATCTGAACCAAGGGAGGCTCGGTTATtaggtacagatttggtacaggatgccttggataaggtccggatcattcaggatagacttcgcacagctcagtccaggcagaagagttatgtcgATCGTAAGGTTTGTGATACTGCTTTCATGGTCGGAGATAGAGTGTTGCTTcgtgtgtcacccatgaagggtgtaatgaggtttggaaagaagggcaagttgagccctaggtacatcagaccttttgagattctttag
- the LOC138868380 gene encoding uncharacterized protein produces the protein MAKETGSEISLQIAANVARRVEMVLDQGSGQGSDKRPCHSAGFMVPHLEAECGKVIAYASRQLKVHEKNYPVQNLDLAAIVHVLKVWRHYLYGMSCEMFTDHQSLQYLFKQKELNLRQRSWLKLLKHYDIIILYHPGKANIVPDALSRKSVSMGSLAIIRVDERLLALDVQALANQFVRLDVSTASRVIACTVTQSSLFERIREQ, from the exons atggctaaggagactgggagtgagatttccttACAGATAGCTGCTAATGTTGCTAGGCGAGTCGAGATGGTTCTAgatcaggggagtggtcagggatcTGACAAGAGACCTTGCCATTCTGCTGGATTCatggtgcctcatctagaggcagag TGTGGCAAGGTGATTGCATATGCAtcgcggcagttgaaggttcatgagaagaattaccctgttcagaACTTAGatttggcagccattgttcatgtgcTAAAagtttggaggcactatctttatggcaTGTCGTGTGAGATGTTCACGGATCAtcagagtttgcagtatttgttcaagcaaaaggagctcaacTTGAGGCAGAGAAGTTGGTTGAAACTATTAAAACACTATGATATCatcatcttgtatcatcccgggaaggccaatattgtgcccgatgctttgagtaggaaatcagtgagtatgggtagccttgcaatCATTCGAGTCGATGAAAGACtacttgcattagatgttcaggccttggccaatcagttcgtgaggttggatgtttctaccGCTAGTCGTGTTATAGCTTGTACGGTCACTCAGTCTTCATTGTTTGAGCGTATCAGGGAGcagtag